Proteins from a genomic interval of SAR202 cluster bacterium:
- a CDS encoding RidA family protein, producing MPKKEIITAPGLPASKVTSHAVKFGNVVYVSGRSGRDPKTGQYSADIKIQTRQTLDDIKKALEAAGASFDNVLSNTIHITDSKNFAAFNEVYLEYFPKDKPARTTVQAGMMSQGSLIEITTIAGIPS from the coding sequence ATGCCAAAGAAGGAAATCATCACCGCGCCCGGCCTGCCGGCATCCAAGGTCACCTCCCATGCCGTCAAGTTCGGCAACGTGGTCTATGTGTCAGGCCGCAGCGGCCGCGACCCCAAGACAGGCCAGTACAGCGCCGACATTAAGATTCAGACTAGGCAGACCCTGGATGACATAAAGAAGGCATTGGAAGCGGCAGGCGCCTCCTTCGACAACGTGCTGTCCAACACCATCCACATCACCGATTCCAAGAACTTCGCGGCCTTTAACGAGGTCTACCTGGAATACTTTCCCAAGGACAAGCCGGCGAGGACTACCGTCCAGGCGGGGATGATGAGCCAGGGATCGCTGATAGAGATAACCACCATCGCCGGCATACCCTCCTAA